GGTTATTTTGGCACTGTGGACCAGTAAGTGCATCCATCAGCCCACCTACTACCTCATAGTCTCCCTGGCTGTGGCTGACTTCATGGTTGGATGTGTGGCCATACCGTTGGCTGTGGTGGTGGACGGACGAGTGAACACTTCATTCCACACTTGTCTCTTCATCAGCTCTGTGGTCATCCTGTTGACGCTTGTTTCAGTCTTGTGTCTGCTGGCTATTGCTGTGGATCGTTACCTTCGGGTGTATATCCCTATCAGGTGAGACTTATGGACTGTTATTTGTGTAGACATtgagcacattgagttgcctgtggtatgaaatgcgctatataaataaagatgccttgccttgccttgcctagatgTCAGTGAAAGACTTGGCTTTGTTTTACATcgatattattgttattattactaTATTACATCTATATTTTCATCTATGTCAGTCTTTTGAAAAAGCTTGTACTGCCAAAATGTTATTTTGTACTGTTCATCATTTAAATTTCAATAAAATTTCTGACATTGGAAAAAATGCACAGTTAATTTTACCAATAACCAGTATGCTTTTTCATAGGTACAAAAGGACCGTAACACAGAGACACTCTTGTGTGGCGGTGGCTGCATGTTGGCTTGTTGCAGTACCACTGAGTTTTGTACCCATGCTTGGATGGTACAACCACGAAAACCTGCCTCGGTCTAACAACACTACAATTCTCTGCCAGTTTGTGGATGTGATCCCCATGTCCTATCTGGTTTACTTCAATTTTTTCCTGTGTATCTTGACACCTCTGTTGGTGATGACTGTACTGTACGGCTGTGTCTTCAGCAAAATTCAACTAAGCCTTCGACAAAAACCAGGCAACGGTGCCCAAAAACAGTCCCAAAACTACCTGAGGAAAGAGAAACAGCTGGCAGCATCTCTGTTTCTGATCTTGGCCCTGTTTGCTCTGTCATGGCTCCCTCTTCAAATAATGAACTGTATAGTTTTATTTAATGGCCCGGGGGTTGTACCAGAGATGGCTTGCTATATTGGTATCATGCTTTCTCATGCTAACTCTGCGATAAACCCAGTTGTTTATgcgttcaaaataaaaaaaatcaagactGCATATCTGAAGATTTGGAAACAGTATATTTCATGTTCAGCAGAAAATCAGGGATCTCAGACAAGCCAAACAACAGACAACAATCCCAGCAGCAACAGCATGGTCAATGATAACCATTGATTATTCTGAAGAAACAATCAGAGATTGACTTTTTTCTGTTCTGTAAATTATATAAACATGTTTGAAGCTTTTTAATCCACAAGCCGTCTTTTTATTGATGCAGATGATGTTTCTTTGTATAGAATGATTGGACAAATCAAGCAAGAGATGTTTGTGCTTCCTGTATATGGTTGAGCTtgcaagtgtgtctgtgtgtattaCAAAAACTGCGTGTCAGAGAAAAAGAGCTATTTGTGTTAAACATTGCTGGCGAGAAGagtaaaagaaacaactgattAAGTTCCAGTATTTATTTgtatcacacaaacacagtacAAGTTTAATCAAACAGATCTGTCACCAAAAAATTACTCTCAGACCAACTCTAAACGGAGAAGCACATGAATTCATTATAAAGGAAACTAATAATAACAAATTATTAATTATCATGATAATTTCCCCCTTCAGCTGtcatgttttcagctgcagCCACTAACAAATTTGCAGAGGATAATTTAGCGATCCTGCTGTCTGGGTCTATGGTAAACTGTATCATAAATGATTGCTCTACTTGGACATTTGCGATCACTTATCGATAAATGACAGGAAAGGATATGTCAGCAGTTAAATTATTTCATATCGGTgtaacatttaaacatttacacacatttttcattaagtcaCACTTAAAGTTAATATCTAGATTTGTTTTCCACTGTGCACTGTGAACATACTTGCTTTTGaaatttttgcatttttacatGCCATTGCTACTTTTAAAAGCATGTGTCATTTCCTTTTTCTATATATGCAAGACTTGAGATATCATCCCTTTGATGGGACTGTCAAACTAATCAATTATCAGGCTTCTAATCCGACTGAGGGTGTAAAAAAACACCACATTTACAAAAACACGTTTTAACAGGTTGTTGAAGTCAGACAAATGACTAACAAGGTAGAAAACACTTTTTTGTTGTAGCCTATATATGTTCAATATTGTATACATGGTCTTTTTCAAATAATGCATCCAATTCtgttatattttcatttaattacaTCAAAAAATTATTCTAAACTATTTGGTTAAAGCAATAGAGATTTACATCTAGTTTAGTTTTCTCGTTCTTTACAATTGCTTGGACACTTGGTATGTGTACACGATAGAGGTTTCAAAGTGTGGATGATTTGCAGTGTAATTTCAGTCTTTGACCACATGGCGGCATTAGAGCTGCTCCGACTTCACTTGGTCGTCGAGTGAGCGTCATTCCAAGCACTCATTGTACCTCTCAAGGAAGGTAATAGACTGTATAGTTATCACCTGAGTAGGATTTACTCCATCCCACAAACTATACAACTTACTACCTCACCTTGCTAGGCTCAACTTCAGGGACAGAAAAAAATCCTTTAAAGCAGCTTTAGAAACTGTTGTGAGAGTACACAGGCTCCATTGCATATTGTGAAGAAGAAAGGACTCAAAGATCAAAGATGTCGGATAGTTATTTTGTGAATCTATATATTCTCTGCTTCCTTTATCCAATGAGTTTCAGAGGGACATGAAGGGTTTGTTGTCGGCAGATCATCCTGTTTCCTTAGGAAAGACAGTAGATTGTATAGTTATCTCTAAAGGAGGACATAAACCCCACAACTATTCAATCTACTACCTCAGCCTTAAGGACAGAAAGCTTTCCAAGTCGCAATGAAAACTGTCAGTTGAGCTGTGAAACAAATAAAGAATGAGTTAGTTCCAGCATTCACCTTGACCACATAGACATTGTAATATGTCTTTTGATGTGCAGTTATGTGCAAGAAATTTCCTCGTGATACTCGTGAACTCTggtatttttttctcttgtgttGAACAGCTGAAAAATAGAAGGATATGCACACATATCATTAAACCACATAAACACTGTCATGGAATAAAGTCTAATAACTGCGATATCAGGAGTTACCTTCGAGGAGGAGAATGAATAATggcatttaattacattaatgACATACATAAACCAAAACTTAAATGAGCAGAAGTAAAGACTTTTTCAACAAACTGAGTAAAGCTCTGTTGCTGCAGAAAATGTGGCAATTTCTGCAACCATGCATggtaaaatcacacattaatcACACATTTCCCCAGTTTATTCCCTGCCATTTCTCCAGCCAGAAAGAAATGTGaatcaaaagaggaaaaacagaaaaaggcaGTACCTCAGCCATTTTAGGGAGTTGTTTGGCTCCCACACCTAACATCTGTGAAATTTCCTCCTTCCAATACCTGACTATAAGTTTGTCTCCTTCTTTTTCCCTGAAATTATGTCACACTAAAGCCACTGTTCAAGCAAGTAAAAGGGACTGCTTGTTTGAAACTGATTTCAGAATCTTGACTGTCTGTGATTCTAAAACATGTTCCAAAACTTCTGTCCCTTTTAGCTTtttcttgagatgttttaatAGAGTCTCTGATGTCTGAAAGTTGCCCCTTTTGCTCAGTGTAACAGCCACTTCAAGTCCATTGAAAAGGAGTCTGTTTGCTGTGCCAGCGAGAGTCTGGGACTCAAGCTGGGTAGAGCTGATCAAGTCTAGACGTAGCCATGCTTTGACAGAGCTGACTGCGCCGAGACACTGTTATGGTAGACAGCGATGGTCAACTTATGCAATGGCTGCGATGCTTTGCATAAATTATCATGTAAATCATGTTCATTGAAAGGCAGCTGTGCTGTTCATTAACATTCTGAATTCCTATTTGGCCCAATTAATGCTGGCAGTGACTGAAATGTTTTGTCATCCTGTGCGGCTGTGGTGGCAGGGCATACTCATTGGGGCAGAATAAAAAGGCATTTGGGCATCAGAGAGTGAGAGGCCTTAACTGAGATGTTCAATTAATTAGGTGCAAAAATTATATCAAATTTCCTCTAACTGGCTTTGATAAAGCAGAGGGAATGGAGTGAATGCAGGAATTGCTTATCATACCAGAAAAGTTGTGGATTACAAACAAATTTTTAAGAGATACTGCTTTATTAACCTGACAGACACAGGCTTTTTCATCTAGATTCTAAAGTGATAACGTAATATAACATACACCGTAATATAGACAGAGGCATAATGACTCAAAAGTCACTGCTTCAGTTGGGGAATCTTCTTATAATCTCTGGTCATACCAATCAGCATGTGATGCCTCATTGCATCATGTGTTGTGTGGTTGTTATTCGTATTTCTGTCCTCCAAAATAAAAGTCTCTAAGGTAAGTGATCACATTGTTTCATTCAAGTGGCCAgtctgacttcagtgtttcttcTTGTTCTCATAGTTTACATCAAAGCTATGCAGGAAGAAAGCAATAATTCACCATCCTGAAGAGTCACATAAGGGGGTGAGAGTAAGGCTGGCAAGAACTGCAACAAGACTCAGAATCATCAGCATAATCCTGATGCAGTTTTTGCTTCAGCTTCAAAGAGCTTTGCCAAAAGGGGCTCATCATACAGCACTACATATCAAACTTATCTAAATGATCTGATCCTATATATACTGAGCAGCCAAACAACTGAGTAATTATTAAATGAAGGCATAAAAAAATCAGAAGACTGATGTTGGTTCTCTTTTGCAGCTCCCTCATGTATTTGGTGCCAAGAAATGGGCATTGTCTGTCTGCCAAGCTAAATCTCAATGGCAGAAAGTGGGTGATGTTGTGGATGCAGCATGGTAGAAACCATCGCTGAGGGGGAGGCGAATGCTGGCAGACAAGCAATGAGAGGGTGCCTTGTCAGAAAAAGGGTATGATGCCACATGTGAGATGTGGTGGCGTAGCTTGCTGCCAGATGCTCTGTGCAGTGTTTGTGCTATGTAAGCTAGGTGTTAACACATGTAGAGAAAACTCCATTGTACCATAAGCTGACTTTTTCCATATGTTTTATGTGAGCCTGAGGTCTTAGTCTCATCATGTGATTGATCCTGATCCTGTTTAATAAGCCCAAGTCACACATGTTTCTTACCATCTGGTGGTCAGTAACAGTCAACGTCGTAATGTCTGAATAAAGGACATTAAAGAAGACCTATATTATCCAGTCTATGTGTTGAAACCCACTGTCGTTAGTTAGTACACAATGTTTATGAATTCTCAATTTGTAAACTTGCAGAAACCTTAAACTAATGTGGATTGATCGTTTCAATGTTTTTAACTGATCGTGATAGTGCTTCTACAATCATTGAAAGCCAGATGTTTCATCTCTAAAATAAGTCAATttccgtttttctttttttaaccttttggaGTTTCCAGTTATAGATGTGACAGTTATACCACACAATGGCCCACAAACCCAGTTCTTCAGCATTaggttctgtgtgttttgtttccaACTTTCGGTTAGCTTTTTTTAACTTCATTATCCTTTTATGTCTCAGTGAAAACATTGAACTTTAGATGTTGTGTCCTAAAATGCAAGGAAAAGTTGTTTTTACCAAAAGTATTATCTCACAGCTGTTTTGCTTTTGATCGTTGTATATTGTCTTTTTCATTCCAGTTCCATCTTTTACTTAGGTTAGCATTTTGGTaagactgcttttttttttacttctcaaAATCTTTTTATTAGaatattttttcataccagATGCAGTAAAACTAAACAATAATGTCCAAACAGTTATCATACACAAAAGACCCAAGACTGTAAACTACAATACCATTTATTCCAAATTGTGTCCTGATTGCAGTTTTGAATAGACTAGCCGTGGTTTTCAAGTACCATTTAGATTAGGTGCTTAAGATCCTGCAATCAGTAGATTAATtagtgacaggtgagggtgtcaggattagGTATATAAGAAGCATCCACCAAGAGCTTAGTCTTTCCCAGGATCGGTTGAGGACCACCACTTTGTGTCAAACTCAGTCAGAGAAAATAGATATAGTTCTCCATGCAAAATGTCAAATGACTTTGGTATTTCAACAGTGCAAAATATTTTGAATAGATTCAGGGAGTCAGGAGAAATCTCAGTGTTAAGGCCAGAAACAGCTGATGGATGCATTTGACCTCCATCCCTCGGGCAATACTAACTCAGCAACCATGTGATCGATATAGCCACTTAGGCTCAGAACTACTTCGAAAAACCATCGTAATTCAACACAGTCCACCTATGTATCCAGAAATGtgacctgaaagtgttttatgcAAGAAGAAAACTATGTATTAACTTTGCATAGAAACACTGTCAAGTTGTTTGTCTCTaagctcatctcagatggacagaaagagagTAGACATGTGTTCTATGATCAAATGAGTtcacgtttcagctgcttttatGAAGAACAGACGTGTTGCAAAAGTTGAAAAAGACTATCCTAACAGTTATAAGCAAAAGGTGCTAAAACCACCATCTCTGATAGAGAAGTTGATTTTATGGTAACCAGTGCCATTATGAATGCAGCTTATTGATCCAGTTCTTTATTAGTTCCCTTATTAATGATTGACCCAATTTTCTATGAAGAAACATATACACTACGCAGGTTTTCAGCATCTGCATAACTGTTTACTATTTCCAATCTCAAATAAAATACCTTCTAGGTCTATTGTCTTTGTCAATTCCATacagaatgaaataaaaaactgaCTAGAAAAGTGTATCAGCATGCATCTTGACAATTGACGATGACAAATTATTTTAGGCCCCCATCTCAGAAAACTACTTTTTagatcatcttattttattCCAGACTATAAAAGATTGTGTAACATAACCTCGTATAAATGTGGGTGTTCAGCTGTTGAGAAATAATGGAAgccttttaaaacaaaaatcttATGACAGCATGGTGACACCACCCTTTTCTCACTCATTACTTTCCCTCCCTGTGCAGCAAGTACAGAGGGGTTTGGTCGAGCTGTCAGCAGCCTGAGAACCAATGTTGGATGTAGCAACTGTCTTTCTGTCACCATCTAAGATGGAAGACATTAGGGAAAActgttttcattttgactttctTAGTCAAAGAAAAATGTGAGTGCTGTTGCTTATATTATAAAGCCGGATATGTTACATGGGTTATAGATTATCTGTTCAATCTTTGATTAGTAAACAGCAGCAGTAGCATTTGTGCTGCAAGTACATATAGCATGAAATACATGACACGACTGGAAGTGAATTCAATGCATCATTGAGAGATGTTTGAGCATGTTGCTGGTGTTCATACACTTACAGCTGGCCCTGTTATCGCCCTTCTTCATGAAATTTAGCCATTCTATGGATCGCTTCTGACTCTGCCACGACTCCCTTATTAAGTCAATGTTGTTGCACACGTATCACATTGATTTATGGGGCAATGAGCACTGACTGCAAAGTGCTTGGTGGGACAATTCCTTGATGGGGCAATCATCAAGGAATTGATGAGCTCAGTGTTGTGGAATTCAGATTATTTGGAAAATTTTCAAAATGGTTCTCAATTCCTGTCCCTACTCTGTGAGCGTATGGGATAAATGGGTGACTTGCATATGTGTTAAAGTATGTTGGAATTTTAGAGAGACATTGTCAACCATCAAGGCAATTTCTTTCCCTGGGTGGTTCGTGGTAATTTCAGCAGGTCCAtgccagacctcattctgcacaATTTACAGCAGCGTGCCTTCATacacacagtgtgtgtgtttcactgGCCTGCCTGCTGTCCAAATCTGTCTCCTTTACAATATGTCTGGAGCAGCATGAGGAGGAGAATCTCACAACCACAATCACAGACTGTTGAGAAGCTGATATCTTGCATTCAGCTGGATTAAACAAAGATTCCTCCATCAAAACTCCAAAACAATTAGCAAATTTTCAGTTCCCAAACGATTAAACAGTGTAATCAAAATAATTGGTGATGTAACGCAATGGTAACCTAGCCTTCATCTCAGATTTGTTTTGAGTGTGCTACTGGCATAGAATTTTAAATTCTCCTGAATTGTGAAAATGCATCAaagttggtcagtgaagacacTTTGTACTCCTTTGTACTTGTGTCTGTTAAATAAAGATTCAAGAAAATTAACAAATTACAGATTTAAGATCTTTAGAAAAACTTCCCAACCTTTCTGAAAATAGGGTTTCTATGTTCAGCAAGATGATATCAATTGCTATGAAATACAGTTATGTTTAAAAACAACTATAATGTTATTATTCTCCTAGTATGATGAAACCGAAGAACAACACCTTCCGGCATAAAGCAATATTTTGATTGTGATTGTTTTATATGGTACTTTATTTATGCTAACCCCCTAAGATACACAATATCAATTATAGTGTTgacaaaaataacattttacaCAACTTCAAAAGCTGGCGGTGACAACTAGTacttttgaaatattttcatgtCATGTCGAGTAATTCAAAGTGCCCCGTGTGGATGTGTTTATTTCATGGTGTTTTATTACCACAATGAGGCTAAAAGACTGTCATTTGtggtttatatttatttttaatgattgcCAGATCCGCTGCACTCACTACTCAGTGTAGTATCACAGATGGATTTCTGTATTTAGACTTTCTTAAGAGAtgttggagagaaaaaaaagtcttcacaagtattttttaatgattttgctGCTGAGTTAGCTGCTTGAAATCACTGCAGTGAGGGAAAGCTTTGATGATCACAGGGCAGTGTTTGAAAGTTTGTTTAGTAAACCACTGTCAAATGTGCATCGGCCTATTCATGGAAAACCTGCCACAAAGATGAAGACAAATGCTAAGACACTGGTGTCCCATTTGGACCGTCTAAAGAGACGTCTCACAGCTTTTCCTTAATGGTTTCAAGCAGAAGTCTTTGTAAAACGGCTGCTCTCGAAAGAGTTTGATCAAGTGCTGTTTATAGACCCTAAAACAGTTTTGCTAACAGGAAGAGTTGATTAAGTGTGTGCAGTCTGACCTGATGAAAGCAACAAGTAAAAAGAAACTTTGATCCCGGCCACCACAGAGTCACTCAAAGCATGGGGAGGAGAGTAACACAAATAGCGAATGATATGGCTTTCCAAACAACATGTCATCAAGCTGCAAGTTCATCTGAGGAGAACTGGAGGGGAGGAGGAAATAAGTTTCTCTGTGTGCCCATCCTCCCTGTGCCCGCCCACCTTTTTTCTTCATTCACCCTGTCTGTGCAGTACAGTATTCAACAATATGTTGATATcgtacacaaaaacacaaacaaagagctCCATGTAGACACAACTGCACAGCAAGGAACACAAACTTAAATGTTTCCACAGCGATTTGGTATGCAAAAAGAATGTAATCAATCAAGTAACAAGAAAAGGAATAAGCTGACTTTCTAGGAGATTTAACAAATTTGAATCGTGATATTTTTGTTGCTTTGGTGCTTTATAAATTAATCACGCAAACCAATTTGACTCGATCTAAAACCGAGAGCCTGTAATTTTACAGCACAAGTCTCTTCATGTGTAGAACAGCAGAGGGATCTGGTTTATACTGGTTTCTGAGCAGGTCTTACCAAAAGGCAGCATTCAACAATACT
The Odontesthes bonariensis isolate fOdoBon6 chromosome 3, fOdoBon6.hap1, whole genome shotgun sequence DNA segment above includes these coding regions:
- the LOC142377895 gene encoding adenosine receptor A1-like codes for the protein MELIYTVVELLIAASCCLGNMLVILALWTSKCIHQPTYYLIVSLAVADFMVGCVAIPLAVVVDGRVNTSFHTCLFISSVVILLTLVSVLCLLAIAVDRYLRVYIPIRYKRTVTQRHSCVAVAACWLVAVPLSFVPMLGWYNHENLPRSNNTTILCQFVDVIPMSYLVYFNFFLCILTPLLVMTVLYGCVFSKIQLSLRQKPGNGAQKQSQNYLRKEKQLAASLFLILALFALSWLPLQIMNCIVLFNGPGVVPEMACYIGIMLSHANSAINPVVYAFKIKKIKTAYLKIWKQYISCSAENQGSQTSQTTDNNPSSNSMVNDNH